In a single window of the Elaeis guineensis isolate ETL-2024a chromosome 4, EG11, whole genome shotgun sequence genome:
- the LOC105042805 gene encoding LOW QUALITY PROTEIN: protein STABILIZED1 (The sequence of the model RefSeq protein was modified relative to this genomic sequence to represent the inferred CDS: inserted 2 bases in 2 codons), whose amino-acid sequence MVFVRTLDCKTLALDLNINSTSLHALKLAVEAGSGIPVHLQRLFLSSRRLIAAAVGGGDDSSTTLADLAVCPDSTLTLHIPLLGGTQTTPAGPARPARYDFLNSKPPPNYVAGLGRGATGFTTRSDIGPARAAPDLPDRSATTIGGAAAPGIGRGRGKGPGGEEEEEEEEADDKGYDENQKFDEFEGNDVGLFASAEYDEDDKEADAVWESIDKRMDSRRKDRREARLKQEIEKYRASNPKITEQFADLKRKLADLTPDQWESIPEIGDYSLRNKKKRFESFVPVPDTLLEKARQEQEHVTALDPKSRAVGGTETPWSQTPVTDLTAVGEGRGTVLSLKLDRLSDSVSGLTVVDPKGYLTDLKSMKITSDAEISDIKKARLLLKSVTQTNPKHPPGWIAAARLEEVAGKIQAARQLIQKGCEECPKNEDVWLEACRLASPDEAKAVIAKGVKAIPNSVKLWLQAAKLEQNDVNRSRVLRKGLEYIPDSVRLWKAVVELANEEDARVLLHRAVECCPLHVEMWLALARLETYEQAKKVLNKAREKLSKEPAIWITAAKLEEANGNIASVGKVIERGIRSLQREGVEIDREAWMKEAEAAERAGSIATCQAIIHHTIGVGVEEEDRKRTWVADAEECKKRGXIETARAIYAHALTVFLTKKSIWLKAAQLEKSHGTRESLDALLRRAVTYRPQAEVLWLMGAKEKWLXGDVPAARAILQEAYAAIPNSEEIWLAAFKLEFENHEPERARMLLAKARERGGTERVWMKSAIVERELGNMAEERRLLGEGLKLFPSFFKLWLMLGQMEERLGQGEQAKEAYENGLKHCPNCIPLWLSLANLEERMNGLSKARAVLTMARKKNPQSPELWLAAIRAESRHGNKKEADTLMAKALQECPTSGILWAASIEMVPRPQRKSKSADALKRCDHDPHVIAAVAKLFWYDRKVDKARNWFNRAVTLAPDIGDFWALYYKFELQHGTEEQQKDVLKRCISAEPKHGERWQAISKAVENSHLPIEALLKKAVVALGKEEISTTTDGIKS is encoded by the exons ATGGTCTTTGTACGAACCCTAGACTGCAAAACCCTAGCCCTCGACCTAAACATTAATTCCACCTCCCTCCATGCCCTCAAGCTCGCCGTCGAGGCCGGATCCGGCATCCCCGTCCATCTCCAgcgtctctttctctcttcccggCGCCTCATCGCCGCCGCCGTCGGCGGCGGTGACGACTCCTCCACCACCCTCGCCGACCTTGCCGTCTGTCCAGACTCTACCCTGACCCTCCACATCCCCCTCCTCGGCGGCACCCAGACCACCCCGGCCGGCCCGGCAAGGCCTGCCCGCTACGACTTCCTCAACTCCAAGCCACCTCCGAACTACGTCGCCGGGCTTGGCCGTGGCGCCACCGGATTCACCACCCGGTCCGATATCGGTCCGGCCCGCGCCGCCCCGGACCTCCCCGACCGCTCCGCCACCACCATCGGCGGTGCCGCCGCCCCCGGCATCGGCCGCGGCCGAGGCAAGGGACCTGGtggcgaggaggaggaggaggaggaggaggccgacGACAAGGGATACGATGAGAACCAGAAGTTTGATGAGTTCGAGGGGAACGATGTTGGGCTCTTTGCTTCCGCCGAGTATGATGAGGACGACAAGGAGGCGGATGCTGTGTGGGAAAGCATCGATAAGAGGATGGATTCGAGAAGGAAGGATCGGAGGGAGGCGAGGCTGAAGCAGGAGATCGAGAAGTACCGTGCTTCAAACCCTAAGATCACGGAGCAGTTTGCCGACCTCAAGAGGAAGCTAGCTGATCTGACCCCAGACCAGTGGGAAAGCATCCCTGAGATTGGGGATTACTCGCTCAGGAACAAGAAGAAGCGGTTCGAGAGCTTCGTGCCGGTGCCGGACACCCTCCTGGAGAAGGCAAGGCAGGAGCAGGAGCACGTCACTGCCTTGGACCCCAAGAGCCGAGCAGTTGGGGGGACGGAGACTCCGTGGTCACAGACTCCGGTGACTGATCTCACAGCCGTTGGAGAAGGAAGGGGCACAGTGCTTTCTTTGAAGCTGGATCGCTTGTCTGACTCTGTTTCAGGACTTACTGTCGTCGATCCAAAGGGTTACCTGACTGATCTCAAGAGTATGAAGATCACGAGTGATGCTGAGATTTCTGATATCAAGAAGGCGAGACTGTTGCTTAAGTCGGTGACCCAGACAAACCCCAAGCACCCGCCGGGATGGATTGCAGCTGCCAGGCTGGAGGAGGTTGCGGGGAAGATCCAGGCAGCAAGGCAGTTGATTCAGAAGGGGTGTGAAGAATGCCCCAAGAACGAGGATGTCTGGTTGGAAGCTTGTAGGTTGGCAAGCCCGGATGAAGCGAAGGCAGTGATTGCAAAAGGTGTGAAGGCTATTCCGAACTCAGTGAAGCTATGGTTGCAGGCTGCGAAATTGGAGCAGAATGATGTGAACCGCAGCAGAGTGTTGAGGAAAGGGTTGGAGTACATCCCTGATTCTGTGAGGTTGTGGAAGGCTGTTGTGGAGTTGGCAAACGAGGAGGATGCAAGAGTTTTGCTCCATAGGGCTGTGGAGTGCTGTCCGCTTCATGTTGAGATGTGGCTTGCACTCGCAAGGCTGGAAACCTATGAGCAGGCGAAGAAGGTGCTCAACAAGGCAAGGGAGAAGCTTTCGAAGGAGCCTGCAATTTGGATCACTGCTGCAAAGCTTGAGGAAGCTAATGGTAATATTGCATCAGTTGGGAAGGTAATCGAGAGAGGTATAAGGTCTTTGCAGAGAGAAGGTGTGGAGATTGACAGAGAAGCTTGGATGAAGGAAGCAGAAGCTGCTGAACGAGCTGGGTCCATTGCAACTTGTCAGGCTATCATTCATCATACAATTGGCGTTGGGGTGGAGGAAGAAGATAGGAAGAGGACATGGGTTGCGGATGCTGAGGAGTGCAAGAAGCGTG TCATTGAGACAGCTCGGGCCATCTATGCACATGCACTTACAGTGTTCCTAACCAAGAAGAGTATTTGGCTTAAGGCAGCCCAGCTTGAGAAGAGCCATGGGACTAGGGAATCTCTCGATGCCCTCCTAAGGAGGGCAGTCACTTATAGGCCACAGGCTGAGGTACTATGGCTGATGGGTGCGAAAGAGAAGTGGC GCGGGGATGTTCCTGCAGCTCGAGCAATTCTTCAGGAAGCATATGCTGCAATTCCCAATTCGGAGGAGATTTGGCTTGCTGCATTCAAGCTTGAGTTTGAGAACCATGAGCCAGAGAGAGCAAGAATGCTTCTAGCTAAAGCCCGAGAGAGAGGAGGAACTGAGAGGGTGTGGATGAAGTCTGCTATTGTCGAGAGGGAATTAGGGAACATGGCAGAGGAAAGGAGGCTGCTGGGGGAAGGATTGAAGTTATTCCCTTCATTTTTCAAGTTGTGGCTAATGCTTGGTCAGATGGAGGAACGACTTGGTCAAGGAGAACAGGCAAAGGAAGCTTATGAAAATGGCCTGAAACACTGCCCCAATTGCATCCCTCTTTGGCTCTCGCTTGCTAACCTAGAGGAAAGGATGAATGGTCTGAGCAAAGCTCGTGCTGTTCTTACTATGGCTAGAAAGAAGAATCCTCAGAGCCCAGAACTTTGGCTTGCAGCTATCCGTGCTGAATCCAGACATGGGAACAAGAAGGAAGCAGATACCTTGATGGCAAAAGCATTGCAGGAATGTCCAACAAGTGGAATCTTGTGGGCTGCTTCCATTGAGATGGTTCCACGGCCTCAACGCAAATCAAAAAGTGCTGATGCTCTTAAACGGTGTGATCATGATCCACATGTTATTGCAGCTGTGGCCAAACTCTTTTGGTATGATAGGAAGGTGGACAAGGCAAGGAACTGGTTCAACAGGGCAGTTACTCTTGCTCCTGACATTGGAGACTTCTGGGCCTTGTACTACAAATTTGAACTTCAACATGGTACTGAGGAACAGCAAAAGGATGTCCTGAAAAGATGCATTTCTGCGGAGCCAAAGCATGGTGAGAGATGGCAGGCAATCTCCAAGGCTGTGGAGAATTCCCACCTGCCAATTGAAGCCCTTCTTAAGAAAGCAGTGGTTGCTCTGGGTAAAGAAGAGATCTCTACCACCACTGATGGCATCAAGTCCTAA